Proteins encoded in a region of the Paenibacillus pedocola genome:
- a CDS encoding serine hydrolase domain-containing protein — translation MLEPNVTNQLKKTLKASIDNKEIAGANFMVIKDGSEVFYHEDGLADIESGHPIARDSIYRLYSMTKPVTAASVMMLLERGEIDLFDPVSRYIPGFRNPLVEKNGELVPASREVCIHDLLNMTSGLVYGGTDKAGQHTDALFQELGSRLNTDNAMSTLEFANRLGQGPLSFDPGSYWQYGTSADVLGAIVEAVSGMRYGQFLQKEIFEPLGMQDTGFWLSEDKRARLVNTYQDDGEGGLKLYAESHLGIGHQMDREPLFESGGAGLASTIDDAAKFTTMLMNQGSLNGVTLLKPRTVQYMTSASLSSWQQKGFDTWHSLCGHSYGNQMRIMTEPGKAGCLGSRGEYGWDGWLGAYFTNSPADALTVLFMVQKKDAGTMAVTRKLRNIVFSTL, via the coding sequence ATGCTGGAGCCCAACGTTACCAACCAATTGAAAAAAACGCTAAAAGCAAGCATCGATAACAAGGAAATCGCCGGTGCGAACTTTATGGTGATCAAGGACGGAAGTGAAGTTTTTTACCATGAGGACGGGTTGGCTGACATAGAGTCAGGACACCCTATCGCAAGGGATTCGATTTATCGTTTATACTCGATGACGAAACCGGTCACCGCCGCTTCCGTCATGATGCTGCTCGAGCGTGGGGAGATCGATTTGTTCGATCCTGTAAGCCGCTATATACCGGGGTTCAGGAACCCGCTGGTTGAGAAAAACGGTGAACTGGTACCTGCCAGCCGGGAGGTATGCATACACGATTTGCTGAACATGACCTCTGGTTTGGTATACGGCGGAACAGACAAAGCCGGGCAGCATACAGATGCATTGTTCCAGGAACTGGGTAGCCGTTTGAACACAGATAACGCGATGAGCACTCTGGAATTCGCTAACCGCCTGGGTCAAGGCCCCCTTTCGTTCGACCCGGGTTCGTACTGGCAATACGGAACGTCGGCTGACGTTCTTGGCGCAATTGTGGAAGCGGTTAGCGGCATGCGCTACGGCCAATTTTTGCAAAAGGAAATTTTCGAGCCGCTGGGAATGCAGGATACCGGCTTCTGGCTGTCTGAAGATAAAAGAGCGCGCCTTGTGAACACCTATCAGGATGACGGCGAAGGCGGTTTGAAGCTGTACGCGGAAAGTCATCTAGGCATCGGCCATCAGATGGACCGGGAACCTTTGTTTGAGTCCGGCGGAGCAGGCCTTGCGTCTACGATTGACGATGCGGCCAAATTTACGACAATGCTGATGAATCAAGGATCTCTAAACGGCGTGACGTTATTGAAGCCTAGAACGGTTCAATATATGACATCAGCTTCCTTAAGCAGCTGGCAGCAAAAAGGCTTCGATACGTGGCATTCCTTGTGCGGACATAGTTATGGTAACCAGATGCGCATCATGACTGAGCCAGGGAAAGCCGGTTGCCTTGGCAGCCGTGGTGAATACGGCTGGGACGGCTGGCTTGGGGCCTATTTCACCAACAGTCCGGCAGACGCGCTGACTGTATTGTTTATGGTCCAGAAAAAGGATGCCGGCACGATGGCCGTTACCCGCAAGCTCCGCAACATCGTGTTCAGCACGCTGTAA
- a CDS encoding DUF6254 family protein → MTHQLKRREAAWKSRKQEQHPHGKIKSLKTLSSEYDEKHTTTL, encoded by the coding sequence ATGACTCACCAGTTAAAAAGAAGAGAAGCTGCCTGGAAGTCACGAAAGCAAGAACAGCATCCCCATGGTAAAATCAAATCGCTTAAGACCTTGTCCAGCGAATATGACGAGAAGCATACTACTACTTTGTAA
- a CDS encoding ArsR/SmtB family transcription factor has product MDTEQQSRIFTNYEQKFKALADQKRLAILLEINKHSEVCVCDLEGIVDLPQSKLSYHLKLLFDADLIKCRREGRWNYYSINEKVMKYLLPDDVCCVFYPPTT; this is encoded by the coding sequence ATGGATACAGAACAACAATCACGGATTTTTACGAATTACGAACAAAAGTTCAAGGCACTGGCCGATCAGAAGCGTTTAGCGATTTTACTCGAAATTAATAAACATTCTGAAGTCTGTGTGTGTGATCTGGAGGGAATTGTAGATCTTCCGCAATCTAAGCTGTCTTATCACCTTAAGCTGTTGTTTGATGCAGATTTAATTAAATGCCGCAGAGAAGGCCGCTGGAATTACTACAGTATTAATGAGAAGGTTATGAAGTATCTTTTGCCGGACGACGTATGTTGTGTTTTTTACCCGCCGACTACATAA
- the gshAB gene encoding bifunctional glutamate--cysteine ligase GshA/glutathione synthetase GshB, translated as MVKLNPDFVNYIIGNKLNQDILKGQFGLEKENTRVDKRGNLALTPHPKAFGSKMDNPYIKTDFSESQVEMITPVFHTIEETYHFLDALQDIVTLELTDEYLWTSSNPPALPREEDIPVARMNDPIEDSYRDKLARKYGKKKQLLSGIHYNFSFDEGFLQRLYHASQNQGGFKQFKDGVYLKVARNILKYRWLLIYLTGASPVFNKSYVEQCVSLSDRLDDESHFFPNMSSLRNSVCGYRNEKPLYVSFHSIEEYVRDLRDLVLSKELLSAKEFYSPIRLKPAKGDQPLQELQDHGVAYIELRMFDLNPLYKNGIGLQTLQFVHLFLVYLLMVQDEPFNQQEQKHADLNVDLLLMTGLQEELRDEGLSIIDEMQKMIKALQPDDQAMVQSLEEQKNILMNPELSYASVIKAEIQSSSYLDYHLDRAKQYAHESSEAGYKFAGYEDLELSTQLLLKAAVKRGIRFELIDRDDNFVILTKGDHQEYVKQATKTSLDSYSTVLIMENKIVTKEVLKQHGIRVPAGKAYRSPQEAILDYELHRERKIVVKPKSTNFGLGITIFTHSFTEEDYRQAIEMAFAHDQTILLEEFIAGKEYRFLVMGDEVAGILHRVPANITGDGIHTIEQLIALKNKDPLRGIGYRTPLERIQLGEAEKLFLKNQFLNPSDIPGSGEVIYLRENSNISTGGDSIDYTDDIPESYKQMAIRAAKAAGATFCGVDMMIGDINEEASNDNYSIIEINFNPAIHIHCYPYQGMNRRADDKILDLLFGPVQV; from the coding sequence ATGGTGAAGCTAAACCCGGATTTTGTAAATTACATAATCGGCAACAAATTAAATCAAGACATTCTAAAGGGACAGTTTGGCCTTGAAAAAGAGAACACCAGGGTCGATAAGCGGGGGAATCTTGCCTTAACGCCTCACCCGAAAGCCTTTGGCTCAAAAATGGATAATCCTTATATCAAAACAGATTTTTCGGAAAGCCAAGTGGAGATGATAACCCCTGTCTTCCATACCATTGAGGAGACCTATCATTTCCTGGATGCACTGCAGGATATCGTGACGCTGGAATTGACTGACGAGTATTTGTGGACCAGCAGCAATCCTCCAGCGCTGCCGCGTGAAGAGGATATTCCCGTTGCCCGGATGAATGACCCCATAGAAGACTCTTATAGGGATAAGCTGGCCAGAAAGTATGGAAAAAAGAAGCAGCTGCTCAGCGGAATCCACTATAATTTTTCGTTCGATGAGGGTTTTCTGCAAAGGCTATATCATGCTTCACAAAATCAAGGTGGCTTTAAGCAATTCAAAGACGGAGTTTATCTAAAGGTCGCACGGAATATTCTGAAATACCGCTGGTTACTGATTTATTTGACAGGCGCCAGTCCTGTATTCAATAAATCCTATGTAGAACAATGTGTTTCCTTAAGTGATCGGTTGGATGACGAAAGTCACTTCTTCCCCAATATGAGTTCACTTCGCAATAGTGTGTGCGGTTATCGGAATGAAAAACCTTTGTATGTTTCTTTTCACTCTATAGAGGAATATGTGCGCGATTTGAGGGACTTGGTTCTTTCTAAGGAGTTGCTGAGTGCAAAAGAGTTTTATAGCCCCATCCGGTTAAAGCCGGCGAAAGGAGACCAGCCGCTTCAGGAGCTTCAGGATCACGGGGTAGCTTACATAGAATTACGGATGTTTGATTTAAACCCGCTTTATAAGAACGGAATCGGCCTGCAGACCTTGCAGTTTGTGCATTTATTTCTTGTCTATCTGCTGATGGTACAAGATGAACCCTTTAACCAACAGGAACAGAAGCATGCGGATTTAAATGTGGACCTTCTTCTGATGACAGGGCTCCAAGAGGAACTGCGGGACGAGGGCTTATCCATCATTGATGAAATGCAAAAAATGATAAAAGCACTGCAGCCTGACGATCAGGCAATGGTCCAGTCTCTGGAAGAGCAAAAAAACATATTAATGAATCCGGAGCTTAGTTACGCCTCTGTCATTAAAGCAGAAATTCAGTCTTCATCCTATTTGGATTATCACCTGGACAGGGCGAAGCAATATGCACATGAAAGCTCTGAAGCCGGTTACAAGTTCGCAGGCTACGAAGATTTAGAATTATCGACTCAGCTTTTATTAAAAGCTGCTGTTAAGCGCGGAATCCGTTTTGAGCTCATCGATCGTGATGATAACTTTGTTATCCTTACAAAAGGAGACCATCAGGAATATGTTAAGCAGGCAACAAAAACGTCCCTCGATTCCTATAGCACGGTTCTGATCATGGAAAATAAGATTGTGACGAAGGAAGTTCTGAAGCAACACGGAATTAGGGTTCCGGCCGGAAAAGCTTATCGAAGCCCGCAGGAGGCTATACTGGATTATGAACTTCATCGGGAAAGAAAGATTGTGGTTAAACCGAAATCAACCAATTTTGGACTGGGTATCACCATATTCACCCATAGCTTTACAGAAGAAGATTATCGGCAAGCGATTGAAATGGCCTTTGCTCATGACCAGACGATCTTACTTGAGGAGTTTATAGCCGGAAAGGAATACCGGTTTCTGGTGATGGGGGATGAGGTTGCCGGAATCCTGCATCGGGTACCCGCCAATATTACCGGGGATGGCATTCATACAATTGAACAATTGATCGCCCTGAAAAACAAAGATCCGCTCAGAGGCATAGGATACAGAACCCCGCTTGAACGGATTCAATTAGGCGAAGCCGAAAAGCTGTTTTTGAAAAATCAGTTCCTGAACCCCTCCGATATCCCAGGATCAGGTGAGGTGATTTATTTAAGAGAGAACTCAAATATCAGCACGGGCGGGGACAGTATCGATTATACAGACGATATTCCGGAAAGCTATAAACAAATGGCGATCCGTGCAGCCAAAGCGGCAGGAGCTACCTTTTGCGGAGTGGATATGATGATCGGGGATATTAATGAAGAAGCAAGTAATGATAATTATAGTATTATCGAAATCAATTTTAATCCTGCTATTCATATTCATTGTTATCCTTATCAGGGAATGAATCGCAGAGCAGACGATAAAATACTCGATTTATTATTCGGACCGGTACAAGTGTAA
- a CDS encoding helix-turn-helix transcriptional regulator: MKKVERINIIMRYINNRAHFTISEIMREFNISRSTAIRDIREIEALGMPLVAEVGRDGGYSVLRNSVLPVVRFTGNEVKALFIAFMATRNLQLPYLQSRQSLTEKLLGLISENQQEDLFLLNQILLFEGTNPSNPDLLDLSDLPHPMLEKLIQILLLDSYLLISLKEETYPIYLLHLYREKSLWMIEAFNLKDEKKEIYPVDHLTNVIPYPEKKRVSKKKILEKLSKQEEAINLVLELGPKAIAQFKKYHPLKVSLSYTNPYQTTAIIKTFIHIEKPEELTEITSWLLFLGEDIKVREMPEEILAGLQQRLHLYRSE, translated from the coding sequence ATGAAAAAAGTTGAGCGGATTAATATCATCATGCGGTATATCAACAACCGTGCCCACTTTACTATTTCTGAAATCATGCGTGAATTTAACATTTCCCGTTCGACCGCTATTAGGGATATTAGAGAAATAGAGGCCTTGGGCATGCCGCTTGTCGCAGAAGTTGGAAGAGATGGAGGATACTCGGTTTTGCGCAACTCTGTCCTCCCCGTTGTCCGCTTTACCGGCAATGAGGTCAAAGCTCTATTCATTGCCTTTATGGCCACAAGAAATCTGCAACTCCCCTATCTTCAGAGCCGCCAGTCTTTAACTGAAAAATTACTGGGCCTCATATCCGAAAATCAGCAGGAGGACCTGTTTCTTTTAAATCAGATCCTGCTGTTTGAAGGGACCAATCCGAGTAATCCTGACCTGCTGGATCTTTCGGATCTGCCACATCCCATGCTGGAAAAGCTGATCCAGATCCTTTTATTGGACAGCTATTTATTGATTAGCCTTAAGGAAGAAACCTATCCTATTTATCTCCTGCACCTTTACCGTGAAAAAAGCCTCTGGATGATTGAAGCCTTTAACCTGAAGGATGAAAAGAAAGAGATCTATCCTGTTGATCATCTTACTAATGTCATTCCCTACCCGGAGAAAAAAAGAGTAAGCAAAAAAAAGATTTTAGAGAAACTAAGTAAGCAGGAAGAAGCAATTAATCTTGTTCTGGAGCTCGGTCCAAAAGCAATTGCCCAGTTTAAGAAATACCATCCTTTAAAAGTGTCACTATCCTATACGAATCCGTACCAAACAACAGCGATTATAAAGACTTTTATCCATATAGAAAAGCCGGAAGAATTGACTGAGATAACCAGCTGGCTGCTTTTCCTGGGCGAGGATATTAAGGTTAGAGAAATGCCGGAAGAAATCTTAGCCGGTTTACAACAGAGATTACACTTGTACCGGTCCGAATAA
- a CDS encoding GyrI-like domain-containing protein, with the protein MTPYTLEEKEGFTVVGLGTELKSDYTDYAGINKEKTEFWEAVSQDGRLDYLKGIALNDYIFAVNEAVNSKMMHYAGVMTEAAAPEEARVIQFPKGPYLVVKGEAKTADELNNKLAGVAFGQALPEAKDFAYVGGPNTTALMGERDGFVYGEMWIPVVKK; encoded by the coding sequence ATGACTCCATATACCCTGGAAGAAAAAGAAGGCTTCACTGTTGTAGGATTAGGAACTGAGCTTAAGAGTGATTACACAGATTATGCGGGTATTAACAAGGAAAAGACCGAGTTTTGGGAGGCCGTCAGCCAAGATGGAAGGCTTGATTATTTAAAAGGCATTGCCCTGAATGACTATATTTTTGCCGTGAATGAGGCAGTGAACAGCAAGATGATGCATTATGCAGGCGTCATGACGGAGGCAGCAGCACCCGAAGAAGCCAGAGTGATCCAATTTCCCAAGGGGCCATATCTCGTGGTTAAAGGGGAAGCGAAGACGGCAGATGAATTAAATAATAAGCTGGCCGGGGTTGCCTTTGGTCAAGCCTTGCCTGAAGCTAAGGATTTCGCCTATGTAGGGGGGCCAAACACCACTGCCCTGATGGGGGAGCGGGACGGCTTCGTTTACGGTGAAATGTGGATTCCTGTTGTAAAGAAATAA
- a CDS encoding phage tail protein: protein MSYIVDFKNVSVTGLESSPVAEALAGLRANEARYFMNKYKHEFTVVPASESQETLEYVNRILKIERDLEFAAKPLETSRFQVENIRFAYVFYEDGLALNVMYTVDDPKKRAVGFKLSEGMEVPKELETKFKFARQKSKLAGTIRGSFFVIKGEY from the coding sequence ATGTCCTATATCGTTGATTTCAAAAATGTGTCTGTGACCGGGTTAGAGTCTTCACCAGTAGCTGAAGCGCTTGCGGGTTTACGTGCGAATGAAGCCCGGTACTTTATGAACAAATACAAGCATGAATTTACGGTTGTACCCGCCAGCGAAAGCCAGGAAACCCTTGAGTATGTGAACCGGATTTTGAAAATAGAACGTGATCTTGAGTTTGCGGCCAAGCCTTTAGAAACGTCGCGCTTTCAAGTGGAGAATATCCGGTTTGCCTACGTTTTTTACGAGGATGGTCTTGCGCTGAATGTTATGTATACAGTTGATGACCCCAAGAAGCGGGCGGTTGGTTTTAAGCTTTCCGAGGGGATGGAGGTTCCAAAGGAGTTAGAAACAAAGTTTAAGTTTGCCCGGCAGAAGTCTAAACTGGCTGGAACGATCCGGGGCTCGTTTTTTGTAATAAAAGGAGAGTATTAA
- a CDS encoding BNR-4 repeat-containing protein, whose protein sequence is MNKIRTWKLSLVIMALLTLLPAATGNASAVLEEVPFPMDSSNQAGWWSPIDTYGLGFEYAYMAYNAPGSTASKHTVAIARRDNDGIWSKLPLMNGTTPAEFNDDLGHNQPSIARDGSGRFHVFASMHSNPWNYYRSDTVGGIPQNHSDELPQGMNVTYPIVTTAPNGDLYLLVRVDKDTAGKREAVLFRWNNAESVWSQIKVIASHLNRSVYPDDLVFDSNGDLHILFEWAYFAASPLRHQLSYLKYSPSTNIFTKADGTSVVPPVSLTTADIVQPLAPGEIYVQSGSDPGGPGVQSAKMTVDSDGHPYIAYRYREEGSTSFSVKQATYGTGGWTLQTVYNAAPTNAAIDVTWTGNAARIYYVKSSGSDRAFMAVNTGGAFTETSLAPGIPVERLAVDRSPKGVDILYLVDITNLKLYYGRNE, encoded by the coding sequence ATGAACAAAATAAGAACATGGAAGCTCAGTCTCGTCATAATGGCACTGTTGACTCTGCTGCCGGCGGCTACGGGAAATGCGTCTGCTGTGCTTGAAGAGGTTCCTTTCCCGATGGATTCCAGCAATCAGGCCGGTTGGTGGTCTCCTATTGATACGTATGGACTAGGTTTTGAATATGCATACATGGCATATAATGCGCCAGGGTCAACCGCAAGCAAGCATACGGTAGCCATTGCAAGACGGGACAACGACGGCATCTGGAGCAAGCTCCCTCTAATGAACGGCACCACCCCTGCGGAGTTTAATGATGATCTTGGCCATAATCAGCCTTCCATAGCCAGAGACGGAAGCGGACGGTTTCACGTCTTCGCCTCCATGCACAGCAATCCATGGAATTACTACCGCTCGGATACGGTAGGCGGCATCCCACAGAATCATTCGGATGAGCTTCCCCAAGGCATGAATGTAACTTATCCGATAGTTACAACCGCCCCTAACGGAGATTTGTACTTACTGGTCCGTGTCGACAAAGATACTGCAGGCAAGAGGGAGGCCGTCCTGTTCCGCTGGAATAACGCGGAATCGGTGTGGAGCCAGATCAAGGTGATTGCGTCTCACCTTAACCGGTCTGTCTACCCTGATGATCTGGTCTTCGATTCTAACGGAGATCTTCATATCTTGTTCGAGTGGGCGTATTTTGCCGCAAGTCCTCTGCGCCATCAATTATCGTATCTGAAATACAGCCCATCTACGAACATCTTTACTAAGGCGGATGGAACATCTGTAGTGCCGCCAGTCTCACTGACTACAGCGGATATTGTACAGCCCTTGGCTCCTGGCGAAATCTATGTACAGAGTGGCAGTGATCCCGGCGGACCGGGTGTTCAGAGTGCAAAAATGACCGTAGATTCGGATGGCCATCCCTATATCGCATACCGCTATCGGGAAGAAGGAAGTACAAGCTTTTCGGTGAAGCAGGCCACTTATGGTACAGGGGGGTGGACACTGCAAACGGTCTATAATGCTGCTCCGACGAACGCAGCTATTGATGTGACCTGGACAGGAAATGCGGCAAGAATCTACTACGTAAAAAGCAGCGGCAGTGACCGGGCGTTCATGGCAGTAAATACAGGCGGAGCCTTCACTGAAACCTCTCTTGCGCCGGGTATCCCGGTGGAACGGCTGGCAGTGGACCGAAGTCCCAAGGGTGTTGATATTTTGTATCTGGTGGATATAACGAATCTGAAGCTCTATTACGGTCGAAACGAATAA
- a CDS encoding alpha-glucosidase C-terminal domain-containing protein: MIWEEERQDRDLFSCYKALIRLRKQYPALRTGDFRFLQAEAQERSFVYERKDNNTHLTIWMNASEQPVTLSLPLEGSWQDTLDNKPVSSAEGNIMVELEPYSYKIVVKV; the protein is encoded by the coding sequence ATGATCTGGGAAGAAGAGCGGCAGGATCGGGACTTGTTCAGCTGCTACAAGGCACTGATCCGGCTTCGTAAGCAATATCCGGCTCTGCGCACCGGTGATTTCAGATTTCTGCAAGCTGAAGCCCAGGAACGCTCCTTTGTCTATGAACGGAAGGATAACAATACCCATTTGACCATCTGGATGAATGCTTCCGAACAGCCTGTTACCCTTTCTCTTCCACTAGAGGGCAGCTGGCAGGATACGCTGGACAACAAACCTGTTAGTTCGGCGGAGGGCAACATTATGGTAGAGCTGGAGCCATACAGCTATAAAATAGTTGTCAAAGTTTAA
- a CDS encoding glycoside hydrolase family 13 protein encodes MISNEQAINSARLQTNIKLDCLHHVPHSNWAYLYDKDTFHLRVRTKKLNVDRVFALIGDKYDWETYHHEYEMRKVSSDRFFDYWQTAIRPEHRRFSYGFRFHSGEETVWMTENDILTKEPEAPAGFYDRPYIHEIDLFQAPEWAKSAVFYQIMPDRFANGDPGNDPENTSPWGDTPTEESFFGGDLQGIIDHLDYLEDLGITAIYLTPIFEAPTNHKYDTMDYKQVDPHFGDLELLKKLVEKSHSKGIRIVFDAVFNHMSANSPQFRHVIEHGEQSEYVNWFHINEFPVKVREGNPNYDTFGFFEQMPKLNTANPDTREYLLDIAEYWLKEVGIDGWRLDVASEIDHVFWREFRGRVKAINPDAFIIGEVWNDSLRWLQGDQFDSVMNYPLSDRLLEYLKSDDMDAETFASHISSLLMRYPQQANEVLFNLMASHDTPRVLTQLKGDKRKLKLAIAYLLTFTGTPCIYYGDEIGLEGDGDPDCRNV; translated from the coding sequence ATGATCTCAAACGAACAAGCCATCAACTCTGCAAGACTTCAAACAAACATTAAGCTGGATTGCCTGCACCATGTACCACACAGCAACTGGGCGTACCTGTATGATAAGGATACCTTCCATCTTCGTGTCCGGACCAAGAAGCTGAATGTAGACCGGGTTTTTGCACTTATAGGGGATAAGTATGACTGGGAAACCTATCACCATGAGTACGAAATGCGAAAGGTGTCATCCGACCGGTTCTTTGATTACTGGCAGACAGCCATACGGCCGGAGCATCGGCGCTTCTCCTACGGATTCCGTTTTCACAGCGGGGAAGAAACTGTTTGGATGACCGAAAATGACATTTTAACCAAAGAGCCGGAGGCTCCTGCTGGATTTTATGACCGGCCGTACATCCATGAGATTGATTTGTTCCAGGCGCCTGAATGGGCGAAGTCCGCTGTGTTCTATCAGATCATGCCGGACCGTTTCGCAAACGGTGATCCCGGCAATGACCCGGAGAATACCTCACCATGGGGAGATACACCCACAGAAGAGAGCTTTTTTGGCGGTGATCTGCAAGGAATTATCGATCATCTGGATTATTTGGAGGACTTGGGGATTACGGCCATATATCTTACTCCTATCTTTGAAGCCCCCACCAATCATAAATACGATACGATGGACTATAAACAGGTCGATCCGCACTTCGGGGATTTGGAATTGTTGAAAAAATTGGTGGAGAAATCTCATTCTAAAGGGATCCGAATTGTTTTTGATGCCGTATTCAACCATATGAGCGCTAATTCTCCACAATTCAGGCATGTGATTGAGCATGGAGAGCAATCGGAATATGTGAACTGGTTCCATATTAACGAGTTTCCGGTGAAAGTACGGGAAGGAAATCCGAACTATGATACTTTCGGATTCTTTGAACAAATGCCGAAGCTGAATACCGCCAATCCGGATACCCGTGAATATTTACTTGATATTGCAGAATACTGGCTGAAGGAGGTCGGTATAGACGGATGGCGTCTGGATGTGGCCAGTGAGATTGATCATGTCTTCTGGAGGGAATTCCGCGGGCGGGTCAAAGCGATAAATCCGGATGCCTTTATTATTGGAGAAGTATGGAACGATTCCCTGCGCTGGCTGCAAGGAGACCAGTTTGATTCCGTGATGAACTATCCGCTGTCCGACCGCTTGCTCGAATATCTGAAATCAGATGACATGGATGCTGAAACCTTCGCTTCCCACATTAGCAGCCTGCTGATGCGTTATCCGCAACAGGCTAATGAAGTACTCTTCAACCTGATGGCCAGTCACGACACTCCGCGTGTCCTTACCCAGCTTAAAGGCGACAAAAGAAAGCTTAAGCTGGCCATCGCTTATCTCCTCACCTTTACCGGAACACCTTGCATTTATTATGGAGACGAGATTGGCCTTGAGGGCGATGGCGATCCGGATTGCCGAAATGTATGA
- the ku gene encoding non-homologous end joining protein Ku, with product MQAIWKGAVSFGLVHVPVKMYASTEDKDITLRMLHREYKEPIQYRRTCPKCEQEVPWSDIVKGYEYKEGHYVTFEQQELEDLVSETSREIRIIDFVDLSEIDPIYFQKTYYLSPEETGQHAYMLLVNALESTQKIGVAHVTIRQKSSLAAVRVIDGVLSLVTMFYAEEFRDRSQIPNLPDKEKVDRRELDMAKMLIEQLTANFEPEKYRDEYKARLRRAIEDKMEGKEVKPANDEKTANVLDLMDALQASLKQLKPFDETDKDSKPSNRRAASRTKRTGA from the coding sequence ATGCAGGCCATATGGAAAGGGGCTGTCAGCTTCGGGCTGGTGCATGTTCCCGTGAAAATGTATGCCTCTACCGAGGATAAAGATATCACGCTCCGGATGCTCCACAGGGAGTATAAAGAACCGATTCAATATAGACGTACCTGTCCTAAATGCGAACAAGAGGTTCCCTGGAGCGACATTGTCAAAGGCTATGAATATAAAGAAGGACATTATGTTACCTTTGAGCAACAGGAATTAGAAGATCTTGTTTCTGAAACCTCACGGGAAATACGTATTATCGATTTTGTTGATTTGTCCGAGATTGATCCGATCTATTTTCAAAAAACCTACTACCTTTCACCAGAGGAGACCGGCCAGCATGCATATATGCTGCTCGTGAATGCACTGGAATCTACGCAAAAAATCGGAGTTGCCCATGTAACGATACGCCAGAAAAGCAGCTTGGCTGCGGTAAGAGTTATAGACGGAGTACTCTCTCTGGTGACGATGTTCTATGCTGAGGAGTTTCGCGACAGATCTCAAATTCCTAACTTGCCGGATAAGGAGAAGGTAGACCGCAGGGAACTGGATATGGCAAAAATGCTTATAGAACAATTAACTGCCAATTTTGAACCCGAGAAATATAGAGATGAATATAAAGCGCGCTTGCGGAGGGCCATTGAGGATAAGATGGAAGGAAAGGAAGTAAAACCGGCTAACGATGAGAAGACAGCCAATGTGCTCGATCTTATGGACGCTTTGCAGGCCAGCTTGAAGCAGCTGAAGCCGTTTGATGAGACTGATAAGGATAGCAAACCCTCCAATAGACGCGCAGCAAGCCGCACAAAACGCACAGGGGCTTAA